The sequence aaatatcatatatGGATATTATGTTAGATTATCTGATATGTCATATTACAGATACAAGAGCAGCCTTGACATAGAACATCAAGTTGTATTAAATAGAAACTAATTGAATGTATTGAATGCCAAAGCCAGTAGTTACAATGCATATTTTAAACTTACCCAGTCACTCACTAGCCATAGGTCAGTCCACCTGTGTCAACCAAAATGGTTGTGAACTTGCACAGAATTGTCACAAAGGCCATGCAAGGTCACTCACTAGCCATAGATCAAGGTTACACAGGGCACATTGATTGCAAATATAAACCCTAATACACACCAAATTTGGTACATCCATAATAAGAAGAGGAGGATATTTAAACCATATAAAGTTCACCTGCTTAGTCAGAAACTCGTGTAAGTTGAATGAAAACTTTGTTGAGGTCATGTTGATCTTCTTTAGCAACCTTTTCCCTTCTGACAATTGAATTAGATTTtcatttcaataatttcttcTAACTGGATATTTCATTTAGGCACTAACTGTTGAATTCTTTTCACTACTTCCATTTTCCAATCATCCACTTGATACCAAGTTCAAGACCTACCATGCATCTAAATCATAATTGTTCATGGATTGTACTGAACTACAACCAGGTTTGTTATCTATCCCCTTAACCTTCATCTCCTTTCTCACAATCTCCACTTCACCCCACCGTTCTGCTGTAGCATAAACATTTGACAAAGCTACAAAGTCTTCACTCCTAACAGTCAAATTTGCATCACTCTTCTCAGGCTGTAGCTGGAGGAGAAGCTTCCCCACCTTCTCACCCATTATGACATCCCCATGAACTTTACAAGAACTTAGCAAACTCCTCCATATTATGGCATCTGGTTCAATTTGCATCCCCATTATAAACTCATATGCTTCTTTCAAGTGCCCAGCACGACCAAGAAGATCAACCATGCAGCCATAATGTTGCATCACAGGCAAGACACCAAATTTATTCCTCATCTTATCAAACAAATGTAGACCTTCTTCAACAAGCCCTACATGGCAACAAGCTGATAACAAGCTTGTAAAAGTAACTACATTGGGTTTAATGCCAGAAGCCCCCATTGAATCCAAAAGTTCCAAAGCTTCATTTGCTCTCCCGTGGATAGCTAGTCCAGTCGACATTGCTGTCCAAGTCAACAGATTTCTCTCATTCATTTGCCAAAAAACAGATAAAGCACTCTCAAGGCACCCACATTTTGCATACATATCAACTAAACCAGTACCAATAAAAACATCATTCTCAGGAACACAAACTGTCTTCTCTATATAGCCATGAACACAAGCCCCAGATTCTAACACACCTAATTGAGAAGCCATAGAAAGAACACAAACCATTGTAGTATTGGTCGGTTTCACTCCACAAACACCAGTCAACATGTCTTGAAACAACACCAATGCATCACGGGCATATTCCTTAGTCCTTCCTCTTTGTGTACAATAACCAGTAATCATTGCATTCCATGTAACATTACTTCTCACAACCATTTCATCAAACACTCTTCGTGCTGAAAAAACATCCTTATTATTAGCATAAAAATGTATCATTGTGGTTTGCACCAAAATATTTGACATAACGCCATGTTTCAAAACTTGTCCATGTATTTCTCTCCCTTCCCACAATGTTGCTGCTAATGATGAAGCCCTAGCACAAGctccaaaaatgaaaatataagtaaaatCATCGAAAACTAAGTCTCCCTTTGAAAACCAATGGGCAAAACCAAGAAGTGAGTTTTTAGGCTGAGTACAGCGTATCAAAGTGTTTAAGAGGAATAGGTTTGACTGCCCAAAGTGTTTGAATACTAAATGAGCATGAGAGGATAATGAAACAGCACAGTATTGGTCAATAAGTTTGGCAAAAAGAGGAGGTGACTTGAGGCTGTTGGTAATCAACTGGGCATGGATTTGGTTGAGGTGGCGTGCggttttgggtttgtttagGTTCAAGAGGGAGAGACAAATTAGTCTTGGAAGGGAGGACATATGAGTGGTTCTTGGACTTAGGCATAAGCTTACATGATAGGTTAGATTATGCGACAATTAAGTTTCAGCTAATTATAAGCTAGGATGCATGGACACGGACATGGACACCGGGACATGGGTACGATACAGTGAccagcaatttttgaaaaattataatatgacaCAGCAGATAGGACACTGTTATGACACGGGTATGGCACCCAAAATGAAGAGTCCTTGTTTCCTAGATTATAAGCTACATGCAAGAATATCACCTCTGGAATAGTATCCtgtatttttgttttccacCCACTTTGTGCGAACCATCTGatacatggaaaaaaaatgttattgagTAGGTCAATATTATATGCTATATGCTAACTACAATAACTATAAAGAATAAGTCATTAGGAACAAAAGTTCAATTTGGCAGTGCAAATGGAGTATAATGAATGTACTAACAAATAATGGCTAAAGGAAATATATACAAATGAAAGCACCTAAACAGAACATCAAATGTGAAAAAGTGCATGAGAAAAAGTTGTAATTGGGACACTTACACTCCTACCTATTAAATTAATAGACACTTGTTGAAAGTGTAGAGTGCTAATACACAAGCCCCTTTCCCAGGATTAGGTATCCCAGATATTATCATCAAACCCAACTAACCTAAGTTTTAATCCATACTAACTAGGGGTCAATTTCATAGATCTGGTCAACTAACTGTGGCCGGGTGTACCCTTTTTTTCTGCCATTTAGTCCTATTTGAAGATCATACTTTCATCAGCTCCCTTCTTActataaaatagaaattataaaaattattgtcGGCAACAGACAAATGGATTGAACTATGTTGTCACTTGTCACGAATAACTTCTCCTTATAATGTATGCTCTTCATGTTTCCCTAACTGCTACTACCCACTTCACTGGCATTGCTTTCCAATTTATCTGAGTTACACTCATCCCACTTAAATCACACACCCTCCCTATcatgtattccaatcaaattatgcaagACACAAGTAACAGCTACTATATTTCTTTGGATTAAGGGTATCTagcaccaaataatattttcccagataaaaaaaaatgataatatgtGAGATTAACATGAACAGTATCCATTCATATTCAATATCATCAAAGCTCTAAAGCTGTCAAACTATAAACAAAAACACTCAAACTAAGCTGAGTACTACTACTTTCAGCAAAATGGAACTTTCTGTGTATCGCAGTGGGTTTGGCAGGACATGTCAGTTGCTGTAATGCTGGTATACCACTACACTTACATTCCTAAATTTGCCTTCTATTGGTGCTTCACCATCAAGattgttgaaagaaaaatttagacaacgaaaaaaaaaaatattacaaaatttaaatattttttttgataatttcatAGTTGGGtgaggggggatttgaaccaaATATGATGAATGCATTTAGTTTAGAACAAATTCCAATCATTGATTCTGGTTTTAGCACTAGTCAAGCCGATTTCATTTCCAGAGGATTAAATATACACTTGTTGGATAAATTGGGAGAATGTATCTAGTCTGGCCTTGCATTTTCCACTTGAAATTTAATCAATGCACAGAATTAGAACTAGTTTAATCAAAAGCTACTGCTTTGAAAATCCGAAAAAGCTGTCCTTGTATTCACTTCATTCAAAAACTCAGTACAACAGAATTAAGATTGACAAAAACcaatctttccttttttttccaatcCCTTTCATTCAATTTCTCACCAATCAAACAGAGCACCAAGGTAAAGCTAAGCCTTGCAGTGATAGGTTAAA comes from Castanea sativa cultivar Marrone di Chiusa Pesio chromosome 3, ASM4071231v1 and encodes:
- the LOC142629288 gene encoding pentatricopeptide repeat-containing protein At3g18970 isoform X1, giving the protein MSSLPRLICLSLLNLNKPKTARHLNQIHAQLITNSLKSPPLFAKLIDQYCAVSLSSHAHLVFKHFGQSNLFLLNTLIRCTQPKNSLLGFAHWFSKGDLVFDDFTYIFIFGACARASSLAATLWEGREIHGQVLKHGVMSNILVQTTMIHFYANNKDVFSARRVFDEMVVRSNVTWNAMITGYCTQRGRTKEYARDALVLFQDMLTGVCGVKPTNTTMVCVLSMASQLGVLESGACVHGYIEKTVCVPENDVFIGTGLVDMYAKCGCLESALSVFWQMNERNLLTWTAMSTGLAIHGRANEALELLDSMGASGIKPNVVTFTSLLSACCHVGLVEEGLHLFDKMRNKFGVLPVMQHYGCMVDLLGRAGHLKEAYEFIMGMQIEPDAIIWRSLLSSCKVHGDVIMGEKVGKLLLQLQPEKSDANLTVRSEDFVALSNVYATAERWGEVEIVRKEMKVKGIDNKPGCSSVQSMNNYDLDAW
- the LOC142629288 gene encoding pentatricopeptide repeat-containing protein At3g18970 isoform X2, which produces MVRTKWVENKNTGYYSRARRVFDEMVVRSNVTWNAMITGYCTQRGRTKEYARDALVLFQDMLTGVCGVKPTNTTMVCVLSMASQLGVLESGACVHGYIEKTVCVPENDVFIGTGLVDMYAKCGCLESALSVFWQMNERNLLTWTAMSTGLAIHGRANEALELLDSMGASGIKPNVVTFTSLLSACCHVGLVEEGLHLFDKMRNKFGVLPVMQHYGCMVDLLGRAGHLKEAYEFIMGMQIEPDAIIWRSLLSSCKVHGDVIMGEKVGKLLLQLQPEKSDANLTVRSEDFVALSNVYATAERWGEVEIVRKEMKVKGIDNKPGCSSVQSMNNYDLDAW